The proteins below are encoded in one region of Girardinichthys multiradiatus isolate DD_20200921_A chromosome 19, DD_fGirMul_XY1, whole genome shotgun sequence:
- the LOC124855957 gene encoding 4-galactosyl-N-acetylglucosaminide 3-alpha-L-fucosyltransferase 9-like, protein MLPTGQSMSSGTFHKILRPLLFSIFILGCFVTVFLMYFKPSTSWLNGPLESSDSTNHIKHVFAKSDKNVTTVLVWLWPFGQTYEMNICSSTFNIEGCFITADKNFYNKSDGIVIHHRDIAGDLSNLPTSQRPPFQKWIWMNLESPSHSAQLAGINNLFNLTLNYRQDSDIQVPYGSIVAAETVEDFVPPSKNKLVCWIVSNWNPEHVRVKYYNELYKHIEVHAYGHAFGEYIADKDYIPTMASCKFYLSFENSIHKDYITEKLYIPLSIGTVPVVLGTSRQNYENFVQGDAFIHVDDFNSPKDLAEYLLLLDKNQELYLEYFKWRRHFKVNRAHFWAEHTCQACDYLRRHKEYRAFNNLNKWYWG, encoded by the exons ATGCTGCCAACAG GACAGAGCATGTCATCTGGAACATTTCACAAAATCCTCCGACCGCTTCTGTTCAGCATTTTTATTCTTGGATGTTTTGTAACTGtctttttgatgtattttaagcCATCCACCAGCTGGTTAAATGGTCCATTAGAGTCATCTGATTCCACAAACCATATCAAGCATGTCTTTGCAAAGAGTGACAAAAACGTGACCACCGTTCTTGTCTGGCTGTGGCCCTTTGGACAAACCTATGAAATGAACATCTGCAGCTCCACCTTTAACATCGAGGGCTGCTTCATCACAGCGGACAAAAACTTCTACAACAAATCAGATGGGATTGTCATCCATCACAGAGACATTGCTGGGGACCTGTCCAACTTACCGACATCACAGCGGCCCCCGTTCCAGAAATGGATTTGGATGAACTTGGAGTCGCCTTCGCATTCAGCCCAGTTGGCTGGGATTAATAATTTGTTCAATCTGACTCTCAATTACCGTCAGGATTCTGACATCCAAGTGCCTTATGGGTCTATTGTAGCAGCAGAGACTGTGGAGGACTTTGTACCACCAAGCAAAAATAAACTGGTCTGCTGGATTGTCAGCAACTGGAATCCTGAGCACGTGAGGGTAAAATATTACAATGAGTTGTACAAACACATTGAGGTTCATGCATATGGACATGCATTTGGGGAGTATATTGCTGACAAAGATTACATCCCTACTATGGCCAGCTGTAAGTTCTATTTGTCCTTTGAGAACTCAATCCACAAGGACTACATCACTGAAAAACTGTACATCCCCCTCTCTATAGGTACGGTGCCAGTGGTTCTTGGCACAAGCAGGCAGAACTACGAGAACTTTGTTCAAGGAGACGCTTTTATCCATGTGGATGATTTCAACTCGCCCAAAGACCTGGCCGAGTACCTGCTTCTTCTGGACAAGAACCAAGAACTGTACCTCGAATATTTTAAGTGGAGACGGCACTTTAAAGTAAACAGAGCCCATTTCTGGGCAGAGCACACATGCCAGGCTTGTGATTACCTAAGACGGCACAAAGAATACAGGGCATTCAATAACCTTAACAAGTGGTACTGGGGGTGA